From Panicum hallii strain FIL2 chromosome 2, PHallii_v3.1, whole genome shotgun sequence, a single genomic window includes:
- the LOC112881170 gene encoding transcription factor MYC2-like, with product MDEHLSPSSSSRPALLSFSEAASCTILELPSFEVPEQWLLADVMAAGENENDDVGGTPRPAGGVHVLSPADSELSKLPLPSPSAPAPAKRRGRKPGPRAAAGAAAASHVESERQRREKLNRRFCDLRAAVPTVSRMDKASLLADAARYIAELRARVAQLEADARHHAPVARWEPDSAGGDAAAAVGGELYVRKVGRDAAVVRVTSGARHAPAWLMGALRSLELQVQHACVSRVHGVTTQDVLVNLPAGATALQDHDGLRGALLQRLEDSG from the coding sequence ATGGATGAGCATCTCTCCCCATCCTCCTCCTCCAGACCGGCGCTTCTCTCCTTCTCCGAGGCGGCGTCATGCACGATTCTCGAGCTACCGTCCTTCGAAGTCCCGGAGCAGTGGCTGCTGGCCGATGTCATGGCGGCGGGCGAGAACGAGAACGATGACGTGGGGGGGAcgccgcggccggcgggcggcgtgcACGTGCTCTCCCCAGCAGACTCGGAGCTCTCCAAGCTGCCCCTCCCGAGCCCCTCAGCACCGGCGCCGGCGAAGCGGCGGGGCCGGAAGCCagggccgcgcgccgccgcgggggccgCGGCCGCCAGCCACGTGGAGTCCGAGCGGCAGCGCCGCGAGAAGCTGAACCGCCGGTTCTGCGacctccgcgccgccgtgccCACCGTGTCGCGCATGGACAAGGCCTCCCTGCTCGCCGACGCGGCGCGGTACATCGCCGAGCTCCGCGCCCGCGTGGCGCAGCTCGAGGCCGACGCGAGGCACCACGCGCCCGTGGCGAGGTGGGAGCCGGACAGCGCCGGCGGAGACGCGGCCGCGGCCGTCGGCGGGGAGCTGTACGTGCGGAAGGTGGGGCGTGACGCGGCCGTGGTGCGCGTGACGAGCGGCGCGCGCCACGCGCCGGCGTGGCTGATGGGCGCGCTCCGGTCGCTGGAGCTGCAGGTGCAGCACGCCTGCGTGAGCCGCGTGCACGGCGTGACCACGCAGGACGTGCTCGTGAATCTGCCCGCCGGCGCCACCGCGCTGCAGGACCATGATGGCCTGCGCGGGGCGCTGCTCCAGAGGCTGGAGGACAGCGGCTAA